From Pseudobdellovibrio exovorus JSS, a single genomic window includes:
- a CDS encoding type II secretion system F family protein has translation MTLRELSHFYNNISLSLHAGISLISFFENLRATTKDSSQKSKISLILTQLRKGTTLHESLQLSGFVPLFDLPVLEAAERSGSMVSITKLLSARYDLSATTDKDIRSGLYLPFLLTSAAIFLPEFPRVFLGELTMKAYFIKNMAIVAGLATVIYFIRDLFMRSYYDFALARFKHNLFKKIPFLNSLIMNVAKENFCTSLEIMLESGIPIFDALRLAANTSADPDIASASHRMVGELKAGKTIPQAFLTESIFGVDLQRAIITGWESGELPATLRQQAEMLRKDIGRSIAVLSKTVPMILYWISMLYAAGTIFNLHLGNMKTLMQML, from the coding sequence GTGACCCTGCGAGAACTCAGCCACTTCTATAATAATATCTCTTTAAGTCTGCACGCAGGTATTTCACTGATTTCATTCTTTGAAAACCTTCGTGCCACGACAAAGGACTCTAGTCAAAAAAGTAAAATCTCTTTGATTCTGACTCAACTGCGCAAGGGCACAACCTTGCACGAGTCTTTACAACTATCAGGATTTGTTCCCCTTTTCGATTTGCCTGTACTTGAAGCCGCCGAAAGATCGGGAAGCATGGTCTCTATCACCAAACTTCTATCGGCGCGATATGACCTCAGTGCCACTACTGATAAAGATATTCGCAGTGGTTTATATCTTCCCTTTCTTCTGACATCGGCGGCGATCTTTCTGCCCGAGTTTCCCCGCGTGTTCTTAGGCGAACTGACAATGAAAGCCTACTTTATTAAAAACATGGCCATCGTTGCGGGATTAGCCACAGTCATTTATTTTATACGTGATCTGTTCATGCGCTCTTATTACGACTTCGCTTTAGCGCGTTTTAAACACAATCTATTTAAAAAAATTCCTTTCTTAAATTCTTTGATAATGAATGTTGCAAAAGAAAATTTTTGTACATCATTGGAAATTATGCTGGAGTCTGGAATTCCCATCTTTGATGCCCTGAGATTAGCCGCGAATACCTCTGCTGATCCCGACATAGCTTCAGCTTCGCATCGTATGGTGGGTGAGCTGAAAGCCGGGAAAACAATCCCTCAGGCATTTCTAACTGAAAGTATTTTCGGTGTAGATTTACAACGCGCCATCATCACCGGATGGGAAAGCGGAGAACTTCCTGCCACTTTACGCCAACAGGCCGAAATGCTACGTAAAGATATCGGCCGCTCGATAGCGGTGCTTTCTAAAACAGTGCCAATGATCCTTTATTGGATCAGTATGCTTTATGCCGCTGGCACCATTTTCAATTTGCATTTAGGAAATATGAAAACCCTTATGCAGATGCTCTGA
- the groL gene encoding chaperonin GroEL (60 kDa chaperone family; promotes refolding of misfolded polypeptides especially under stressful conditions; forms two stacked rings of heptamers to form a barrel-shaped 14mer; ends can be capped by GroES; misfolded proteins enter the barrel where they are refolded when GroES binds): MSKILVFSEDARSNILKGVNTLANAVKVTLGPKGRNVVIDKSFGSPLITKDGVTVAKEIELENKFENMGAQMVKEVASKTNDEAGDGTTTATVLAQAIYREGAKLVSAGHNPMSVKRGIDKAVALIIEELKNMAKPVKGSNEVAQVGAISANNDKEIGEMLANAMDKVGREGVITIEDSKTAKTEVTTVEGMQFDRGYLSPYFVTNAEKMEAVLENAYVLIYDKKISSMKDMIGVLEAVAKQGRPLLIIAEDVDGEALATLVVNKLRGTLHVCAVKAPGFGDRRKAMLEDIAILTAGQVISEDLGMKLEQANATHLGVAKRIVVDKDNTTVIDGSGKKADITARVNQIKAQIEETTSDYDKEKLKERLAKLAGGVAVIHVGGGSEIEMKEKKHRVEDALNATRAAVEEGIVAGGGTALLRASQKIATAKFTEDELIGAKIVKRACEEPIRQISANAGLDGAIVVDRILQEKSATYGYNAFSDEYTDLLKDGVIDPVKVVRCALTNAASVSSLMLTTETMIAEAPKKDAPAAGGHGHGMPDMGGMGGMM, encoded by the coding sequence ATGAGCAAAATTTTAGTATTTTCAGAAGATGCACGTAGCAACATCTTAAAAGGTGTTAACACTTTGGCTAACGCTGTAAAAGTAACCCTAGGACCTAAAGGTCGTAACGTAGTTATCGACAAATCTTTCGGTTCACCACTTATCACTAAAGACGGTGTTACTGTTGCTAAAGAAATCGAATTAGAAAACAAATTCGAAAACATGGGCGCGCAAATGGTTAAAGAAGTTGCTTCTAAAACTAATGACGAAGCCGGTGACGGAACAACAACTGCAACTGTGTTAGCACAAGCAATCTATCGCGAAGGCGCTAAATTGGTTTCTGCTGGTCACAACCCAATGTCTGTAAAACGTGGTATCGACAAAGCCGTTGCTTTGATCATCGAAGAACTTAAAAACATGGCGAAACCAGTTAAAGGTTCTAACGAAGTAGCTCAAGTTGGTGCTATCTCTGCTAACAACGATAAAGAAATCGGTGAAATGTTAGCAAACGCGATGGATAAAGTTGGCCGTGAAGGTGTTATCACTATCGAAGATTCAAAAACTGCTAAAACTGAAGTGACTACTGTTGAAGGTATGCAATTTGATCGCGGTTACTTGTCTCCGTACTTCGTAACTAACGCAGAAAAAATGGAAGCAGTTTTAGAAAACGCTTACGTTTTAATTTACGACAAAAAAATCTCTTCAATGAAAGACATGATCGGTGTTCTTGAAGCGGTTGCAAAACAAGGTCGTCCATTGTTAATCATCGCTGAAGATGTTGACGGTGAAGCATTAGCAACTTTAGTTGTTAATAAATTGCGTGGCACTTTACACGTATGTGCTGTTAAAGCTCCAGGCTTTGGCGACAGACGTAAAGCTATGTTGGAAGACATCGCGATTTTGACTGCTGGCCAAGTGATCTCTGAAGATCTTGGTATGAAGTTAGAACAAGCTAACGCAACTCACTTGGGTGTTGCTAAGCGCATCGTTGTTGATAAAGACAACACGACTGTTATCGATGGTTCTGGTAAAAAAGCTGACATCACAGCTCGCGTAAACCAAATCAAAGCTCAAATCGAAGAAACAACTTCTGACTATGACAAAGAAAAACTAAAAGAGCGCTTAGCTAAATTAGCTGGCGGTGTTGCAGTTATCCACGTAGGTGGCGGTTCTGAAATCGAAATGAAAGAGAAAAAACACCGTGTTGAAGATGCTTTAAATGCAACTCGCGCTGCTGTTGAAGAAGGTATCGTAGCTGGTGGTGGTACGGCGCTATTGCGTGCTTCTCAAAAAATCGCGACTGCTAAATTCACTGAAGACGAATTAATCGGCGCTAAAATCGTCAAACGCGCTTGTGAAGAGCCAATCCGTCAAATCTCTGCAAATGCAGGTCTTGATGGCGCAATCGTTGTTGACCGTATCTTACAAGAGAAGTCTGCAACTTACGGTTACAATGCATTCAGCGATGAATACACTGACTTGTTAAAAGACGGCGTTATCGATCCGGTTAAAGTTGTTCGTTGTGCATTAACAAATGCAGCATCAGTTTCTTCATTGATGTTAACAACTGAAACAATGATTGCGGAAGCTCCGAAAAAAGACGCTCCAGCAGCAGGTGGCCACGGTCACGGAATGCCAGACATGGGCGGCATGGGCGGTATGATGTAA
- a CDS encoding phytanoyl-CoA dioxygenase family protein codes for MSSASRLTAAELENYTQNGFLAVPRLLFSNDETEALKQRVIAVHQKVNPKFISLTGVHQYDPILLEWARRKEILDIVEQIIGPDIGLFSTTLFYKKAQTEADVDWHRDSEYLKAYNMFDNEIRLVSILVALTEDQPEQGCVEYIPASHLNPEMRDYRVEYGQKKMFVSDKGLADSLVNDEILSQRVPVPLHQGQFSLHDIHTLHGSEPNRSSQDRILLNFKYFPTSLKANREQVLQKHGIQQDLYLMRGRDLSGSCNL; via the coding sequence ATGAGTTCTGCTAGTAGGTTAACGGCGGCTGAGCTGGAAAACTACACGCAAAATGGATTTCTAGCTGTGCCACGTTTATTGTTTTCTAACGATGAAACGGAAGCCTTAAAACAGCGAGTGATTGCGGTACATCAAAAAGTAAATCCAAAATTTATTTCATTAACAGGAGTCCATCAGTACGATCCGATTTTACTCGAGTGGGCTCGTCGCAAAGAAATCTTAGATATTGTCGAGCAGATCATTGGCCCTGATATCGGATTATTTTCGACGACATTATTCTATAAAAAAGCGCAGACAGAAGCTGATGTGGATTGGCATCGTGATTCTGAATATCTGAAAGCCTACAATATGTTTGATAACGAGATTCGTCTGGTCAGTATCTTAGTGGCTTTAACGGAAGACCAACCCGAGCAGGGTTGTGTCGAGTATATCCCAGCATCTCATTTGAATCCTGAAATGCGCGATTATCGTGTCGAGTATGGTCAGAAAAAAATGTTCGTATCGGACAAGGGACTTGCCGATAGTTTAGTCAATGATGAGATCCTCTCCCAAAGAGTCCCTGTTCCGTTACATCAAGGACAGTTCAGTTTGCATGATATTCACACTCTTCATGGCAGCGAACCCAACCGAAGCTCCCAAGATCGCATTTTGCTGAATTTCAAGTACTTCCCGACAAGTCTGAAGGCCAATCGTGAGCAGGTTCTTCAGAAGCACGGCATTCAGCAGGATTTGTATCTGATGCGGGGCCGCGATCTCAGTGGCAGTTGCAACCTGTAG
- a CDS encoding FMN-binding glutamate synthase family protein yields MRNQFYIAFTVILIANVLFFFYWPMGLFNLFLTVPFFMLGFRDIRQRRHAIKANFPVFGHFRYLFESIRPEINQYFVESNTDGKPFSREQRSVVYQRAKKVLDTVAFGTQLNVYEKGYEFVNHSLYPTHVDSKTLRTTIGSDLCKQPYSISLLNISAMSFGSLSPNSILALNGGAKDGNFAHNTGEGGISPYHLEPGGDLIWQIGTGYFGCRDLDGNFDPELFKKNAQRPQVKMIELKLSQGAKPGHGGILSGKKVTEEISQIRNVPIGKDVISPPAHRAFSNAQGMLEFIHTLRTLSDGKPVGIKLCLGHREEFETLVNTMKETRIYPDYIVIDGAEGGTGAAPLEFANYLGTPGADALVIAVDCLKKAGLKNQIKVLATGKITTAFDMIKLLCLGADATYAARSMMLALGCIQALRCNNNKCPAGVATQNPQLYKGLHAPSKRKRVKNFHHETIEALAHVLGAMGVSDHTQLNRKHLFKRIDENRIQSYEEIYSSSL; encoded by the coding sequence ATGAGAAACCAGTTTTACATTGCATTTACAGTGATTCTAATCGCGAACGTTCTTTTCTTTTTCTACTGGCCGATGGGACTTTTTAATCTTTTCTTAACTGTTCCTTTTTTCATGCTGGGCTTCCGTGATATTCGTCAAAGACGACACGCCATCAAAGCTAACTTTCCTGTGTTTGGACACTTCCGTTATCTGTTTGAGTCGATCCGTCCAGAAATCAACCAGTACTTCGTTGAATCTAACACCGATGGAAAACCTTTTAGCCGTGAACAGCGCTCTGTCGTTTATCAACGGGCTAAAAAAGTTTTAGATACAGTCGCCTTCGGAACCCAACTGAATGTGTACGAAAAGGGCTACGAGTTTGTGAATCACTCGTTATATCCCACTCATGTGGATAGCAAAACATTGCGCACCACTATCGGCAGTGATCTTTGTAAACAGCCCTATTCCATTTCACTACTGAACATTTCTGCAATGAGTTTCGGCTCGCTTTCGCCGAACAGTATTCTGGCCTTGAATGGTGGCGCTAAAGATGGAAACTTCGCTCACAACACAGGTGAAGGCGGTATTTCACCTTATCACTTAGAACCTGGCGGAGACTTAATCTGGCAAATCGGGACTGGGTATTTTGGCTGCCGTGATTTAGATGGCAATTTCGATCCTGAGCTTTTTAAGAAAAATGCTCAGCGCCCTCAGGTCAAAATGATCGAATTAAAACTTTCACAAGGAGCTAAGCCCGGTCACGGGGGCATCTTATCCGGAAAGAAAGTGACAGAAGAAATTTCACAAATCCGAAATGTTCCTATTGGGAAAGATGTGATTTCACCACCGGCGCACAGAGCCTTTTCAAATGCTCAAGGTATGTTGGAGTTTATTCACACCCTCAGAACTTTGTCGGATGGAAAACCTGTCGGCATCAAATTATGCCTTGGTCATCGTGAAGAGTTTGAAACCTTGGTGAACACGATGAAAGAAACGCGTATCTACCCTGACTACATCGTTATTGATGGTGCAGAAGGTGGAACGGGTGCGGCTCCGTTAGAGTTCGCTAACTATCTAGGAACACCGGGGGCTGATGCCTTGGTGATTGCCGTGGACTGCCTGAAAAAAGCTGGCTTAAAAAATCAAATCAAAGTTTTGGCTACAGGTAAAATCACCACGGCCTTTGATATGATCAAGTTGTTATGCCTAGGAGCGGATGCAACCTATGCCGCACGTTCGATGATGCTGGCTCTGGGATGTATTCAAGCCTTACGTTGCAACAACAACAAATGTCCTGCAGGTGTAGCGACACAGAACCCGCAGCTCTATAAAGGGCTGCATGCGCCATCGAAACGTAAACGCGTGAAGAACTTCCACCATGAAACAATTGAAGCTCTCGCCCATGTTTTAGGTGCCATGGGAGTATCCGATCACACGCAACTGAATCGCAAGCACCTGTTCAAACGCATAGATGAGAATAGAATTCAAAGTTATGAAGAGATCTACAGCAGCTCGCTGTAA
- a CDS encoding Dps family protein, translating to MKKIDIGISEVNRKAVAGGLSALLADTYTLYLKTHNFHWNVEGPMFRTLHLMFMEQYTEMWNALDVIAERIRSLGHYAPGSYSEFVKLTSIKESKSVPKANKMIEEAIEGHETIIKTIRGIFDDAEKAKDQTTMDVLTQRLDIHEKTAWMLRSLLK from the coding sequence ATGAAAAAAATCGATATTGGAATATCAGAAGTTAATCGTAAAGCGGTAGCTGGCGGATTGTCGGCGCTTTTAGCGGATACATATACACTTTATCTTAAAACACATAATTTTCATTGGAACGTAGAGGGTCCGATGTTCCGTACACTGCACTTAATGTTTATGGAACAGTACACAGAAATGTGGAACGCCTTGGACGTGATCGCCGAAAGAATTCGTTCTTTAGGGCATTATGCTCCGGGTTCTTACTCTGAGTTTGTGAAACTGACTTCGATCAAAGAATCAAAAAGTGTTCCTAAAGCGAACAAAATGATTGAAGAAGCGATTGAAGGTCACGAAACAATTATTAAAACTATCCGCGGAATTTTTGACGATGCTGAAAAAGCAAAAGATCAAACGACGATGGATGTTCTGACTCAGCGCCTAGATATCCATGAAAAAACAGCATGGATGTTAAGAAGCTTGTTGAAATAA
- a CDS encoding S1 family serine peptidase, with protein MSQKLLAIIMTATLSIAAHADFNQQVVGGVVAERGEFPFQVSLQRTNGSHFCGGSLIKPNWVLTAAHCVGNSNMQVVAGLHDQKDRTGTETFSVKRIIPHPKYNRSTLAYDFALIELNGESTFRTADLNHSEIEIPEIGQDPINVITSGWGTTKEGAYTLPDLLQKVEVPLVSAKECNASASYNGRITDSMICAGLPQGGKDACQGDSGGPLFTKSASGDFSLVGVVSWGAGCARPNKFGVYSKVNAVIDWIATETQ; from the coding sequence ATGTCACAAAAACTATTGGCCATCATTATGACGGCAACATTATCAATCGCAGCTCACGCTGATTTTAACCAACAAGTAGTAGGCGGAGTTGTAGCGGAAAGAGGGGAATTTCCGTTCCAAGTTTCATTACAACGTACAAATGGTTCACATTTTTGCGGTGGTTCTTTAATTAAGCCTAACTGGGTATTAACTGCAGCTCACTGTGTGGGTAACAGCAACATGCAAGTTGTAGCTGGTTTACACGATCAAAAAGATCGCACTGGTACTGAGACTTTTTCTGTAAAAAGAATTATTCCTCATCCAAAATATAACCGCAGCACTTTAGCTTACGACTTCGCGTTGATCGAGCTAAATGGTGAATCAACTTTCAGAACTGCTGATTTGAATCACAGCGAAATCGAAATTCCTGAAATCGGTCAAGATCCAATCAACGTGATCACAAGCGGCTGGGGCACAACAAAAGAAGGTGCTTACACATTGCCTGATCTATTACAAAAAGTTGAAGTTCCACTTGTATCAGCGAAAGAGTGTAATGCGTCCGCTTCCTATAACGGCCGTATCACTGACAGCATGATCTGTGCAGGTCTTCCACAAGGTGGTAAAGACGCTTGCCAAGGTGACTCTGGTGGACCACTTTTCACAAAAAGCGCTAGCGGTGATTTCTCATTAGTTGGTGTTGTGAGCTGGGGTGCTGGTTGCGCTCGTCCAAATAAATTCGGTGTTTACTCAAAAGTAAACGCAGTAATCGACTGGATTGCGACAGAAACTCAATAG
- a CDS encoding pirin family protein, producing MIKIRRSSERGHANHGWLDARHTFSFANYHDPAHMGFSVLRVINEDRIAGGAGFPPHAHQNMEIITYIIEGELEHKDSMGNTATIKPGEVQRMSAGTGVRHSEYNHLKDKPTHLMQIWLLPDKAGYPAGYEQKDFSTKLADGELVLVASNTGRDSSVSIHQDVDLYALKSPTAGERILNTDETRAYWLQVIKGVVKINDVSLAAGDAASTSVLSRLHLKWQAGSEFLLFDLP from the coding sequence ATGATCAAAATTCGCAGATCTTCAGAGCGCGGTCACGCCAATCACGGTTGGCTTGATGCGCGCCACACATTCTCTTTTGCCAACTATCATGATCCAGCTCATATGGGCTTTTCGGTTCTACGTGTAATTAACGAAGACCGTATTGCTGGTGGAGCCGGGTTCCCTCCGCATGCCCATCAAAATATGGAGATTATCACCTACATCATCGAAGGTGAGCTTGAGCACAAAGACAGTATGGGCAATACTGCAACGATCAAACCTGGCGAAGTGCAACGTATGAGCGCAGGTACAGGTGTGCGCCACTCGGAGTACAATCACTTAAAGGACAAACCCACGCACTTGATGCAGATTTGGCTTTTACCAGACAAAGCTGGTTATCCCGCTGGCTACGAGCAAAAAGATTTTTCAACAAAGCTCGCCGATGGGGAACTGGTTCTTGTGGCTTCAAATACAGGACGTGATAGCTCGGTGAGTATTCATCAAGACGTGGATTTATATGCCCTTAAATCACCTACCGCAGGTGAACGAATTCTGAACACCGACGAGACACGCGCTTACTGGTTACAAGTGATCAAAGGTGTGGTGAAAATCAATGACGTCAGTTTAGCGGCTGGTGACGCAGCTAGTACCAGTGTGCTTTCGCGCCTTCATTTAAAGTGGCAAGCGGGAAGTGAATTCTTGTTATTTGATTTGCCGTAA
- the groES gene encoding co-chaperone GroES yields MGVRPLHDRILVRRMAEEEKTAGGLFIPDSAKEKPQRGEIVAAGNGRVTEDGKVLPLEVKAGDKVLFSKYAGTEIKLSGEEFLMMREEDILGIIQ; encoded by the coding sequence TTGGGTGTACGCCCATTACACGACAGAATTTTAGTTCGCAGAATGGCGGAAGAAGAAAAAACCGCTGGCGGATTATTTATCCCAGACAGCGCTAAAGAAAAACCACAACGTGGTGAAATCGTAGCTGCTGGTAACGGCCGTGTAACTGAAGATGGTAAAGTATTGCCTCTTGAAGTTAAAGCCGGAGACAAAGTTTTATTCTCTAAATACGCAGGAACAGAAATCAAATTATCTGGTGAAGAGTTCTTGATGATGAGAGAAGAAGACATCTTAGGAATCATTCAATAA
- a CDS encoding phytanoyl-CoA dioxygenase family protein, with amino-acid sequence MGTHLLPLTEAEVSLFRQKGVICSSRPVLEKARFQELAQLVYQTIDKNLKPDESGTLSSLHVTDPAFINFAKEDSLLNIIESLIGPNIGLISVNLFIKRPNTHQYVQWHTDAHSYQQLKLFDQVDLASMLIAITPSTKANGCVRYIAGSHLKKSRTYKDDPYQNCLFGDQWGYSGVADSEVDLAAEVIDMEIPQGYCSIHDIHTMHGSEPNSSSEERILLNFKFFPTHLRVDTNGVQQYFNSAQNGYLVRGTDLGNTCAYSCVGGDTEFTHRKAKV; translated from the coding sequence ATGGGTACCCATTTGCTTCCTTTGACCGAGGCAGAGGTGTCTTTGTTTCGTCAAAAAGGTGTGATCTGTTCGAGTCGACCTGTTTTGGAAAAGGCTCGTTTTCAAGAACTGGCTCAGTTGGTGTATCAGACCATTGATAAAAATTTGAAGCCCGATGAGTCGGGTACTTTGTCGTCTTTGCATGTGACAGATCCAGCTTTCATTAATTTTGCCAAAGAGGATTCGCTTTTAAACATAATTGAAAGCTTGATCGGCCCGAATATCGGATTAATTTCGGTGAACCTCTTTATTAAGCGACCTAATACACATCAATATGTGCAATGGCATACGGATGCCCATTCTTATCAGCAACTTAAACTTTTTGATCAAGTAGATTTGGCCTCGATGTTGATTGCGATCACTCCCAGCACAAAAGCAAATGGTTGTGTGCGCTACATTGCTGGCAGTCATCTTAAAAAATCGCGTACCTATAAAGATGATCCTTATCAGAACTGTCTTTTTGGGGACCAGTGGGGTTATTCAGGAGTCGCGGATTCCGAGGTGGACTTGGCGGCTGAAGTGATTGATATGGAAATTCCGCAGGGCTACTGCTCGATCCATGACATCCATACCATGCATGGCAGTGAACCGAATAGCAGTTCAGAGGAAAGAATTTTATTAAATTTCAAATTTTTTCCAACGCATTTAAGAGTCGATACGAATGGAGTGCAGCAGTATTTCAATTCTGCACAGAATGGTTATCTTGTGCGCGGGACTGATTTGGGAAATACCTGTGCTTATTCCTGTGTGGGTGGTGATACTGAATTCACTCACAGAAAAGCAAAGGTGTAG
- a CDS encoding DNA N-6-adenine-methyltransferase encodes MTAGRKIISQSQQWCTPRKYVTAIHDFFAGAPDLDPCSNANSIVEATTEYILPRQDGLKESWKFKKIYVNPPYGREKSSKSSIYDWLQRCHEAHAQNKSEVLALVPVATNTAHWKEFVFGQAAAVCFLADTRLKFLVAGTEQNKGAPMSCCMIYWGKDLKRFQKVFAEFGAIVPVKEAYSAVQTHRTSIRTSPSISPRILPRTATSSRNKNRV; translated from the coding sequence ATGACCGCTGGTCGAAAAATAATTTCTCAGAGCCAACAGTGGTGTACGCCTCGTAAGTATGTGACGGCGATACACGATTTTTTCGCTGGAGCTCCGGATTTAGATCCCTGTTCTAATGCGAACTCTATTGTCGAAGCTACTACGGAATATATATTGCCTCGACAGGATGGTCTTAAAGAAAGCTGGAAATTTAAAAAGATCTATGTGAATCCTCCGTATGGCCGCGAAAAATCTTCGAAGTCTTCTATTTATGATTGGCTGCAAAGATGTCACGAAGCCCATGCGCAGAACAAAAGCGAAGTTTTGGCTTTAGTTCCTGTGGCCACGAACACCGCCCATTGGAAAGAATTTGTATTCGGCCAAGCAGCAGCTGTATGTTTTCTAGCGGATACACGATTAAAATTTCTAGTCGCAGGAACGGAACAAAACAAAGGGGCCCCGATGTCGTGCTGTATGATTTACTGGGGAAAAGATTTAAAACGATTTCAAAAGGTCTTTGCCGAGTTTGGCGCCATCGTTCCCGTTAAAGAGGCCTATAGCGCAGTTCAAACTCACCGCACATCAATACGCACATCACCAAGCATATCACCACGCATACTACCACGCACAGCGACTTCATCCCGCAACAAAAACAGGGTCTAA
- a CDS encoding alpha/beta fold hydrolase: MSPVRPSTEAIIFLHAFPFSSEMWKPQVDFFGKTHQVFTPDLRGHGQAKRQQGPWMMAHFADDLKHYMNENEIPRAAICGLSLGGYVALHFAIHHSERISSLILCDTRADADSNEAKDKRYAQIQKITKDGLDQFAIDFSKQVLGVESLKNLELQEQLKQMILENRPEDVTMTLGALASRRDSSSLLHRIHVPTLVLVGEDDRVTPVEVNRHLAENLPQAEFRIIPHAGHLPNIEQPDIFNYCVQDFFYRMKTHPLQQTVARSASPPLL; this comes from the coding sequence ATGAGTCCAGTGAGACCTTCAACAGAAGCTATTATTTTCTTACATGCCTTTCCTTTCAGTTCTGAAATGTGGAAGCCCCAAGTGGATTTTTTTGGAAAAACTCATCAGGTGTTCACTCCGGATTTACGAGGACATGGTCAGGCCAAACGTCAGCAGGGGCCATGGATGATGGCCCACTTTGCCGATGATTTAAAACACTACATGAATGAAAATGAAATTCCGCGTGCAGCTATTTGTGGATTGTCTTTAGGTGGTTACGTAGCGTTGCACTTTGCTATTCATCACTCTGAGCGCATTTCCTCTTTGATTTTGTGTGATACGCGCGCTGATGCTGACTCGAATGAAGCGAAAGATAAACGCTATGCTCAGATACAAAAAATCACTAAGGATGGATTAGACCAGTTTGCCATTGATTTTTCAAAACAAGTTCTTGGAGTCGAATCTTTAAAAAACCTAGAACTTCAAGAGCAATTAAAACAGATGATTCTAGAAAATCGCCCAGAAGATGTAACCATGACGTTAGGAGCTTTGGCTTCGCGTCGGGATAGCTCGTCGCTGTTACACCGAATCCATGTGCCGACATTGGTATTGGTTGGTGAAGATGATCGAGTGACTCCCGTAGAAGTCAATCGCCACTTGGCCGAAAATCTGCCTCAGGCTGAGTTCCGTATAATCCCGCACGCAGGACACCTGCCGAATATCGAGCAACCCGATATTTTTAATTACTGCGTGCAGGATTTTTTTTACAGAATGAAGACTCATCCCTTGCAACAGACAGTTGCACGATCGGCATCGCCTCCGCTACTATAA
- a CDS encoding PaaI family thioesterase — MSQNIKDSIKGSANQKLNYDPALKVERPYPGDAEGSYVLDAYPDVHQMVLLKSPNAGELHGKILFGKKAAGPPGHVHGGCQAAVLDEMMGSCGWHNGMGVLAGKIEVEFLHLVPCGVEIDLKARVLQKENRKVTIAAELWHGEKLLAQSKGLFIILKEDKLEFLDKIKKQDTSTK; from the coding sequence ATGAGCCAAAATATAAAGGACAGTATAAAAGGCAGTGCGAATCAGAAATTGAATTATGATCCGGCCTTGAAGGTGGAAAGACCTTATCCGGGTGATGCCGAAGGCTCCTATGTATTGGATGCTTATCCCGATGTGCACCAGATGGTTTTATTAAAGTCTCCGAATGCAGGCGAACTGCATGGAAAAATTCTATTTGGCAAGAAAGCCGCTGGTCCCCCAGGTCATGTGCACGGAGGCTGCCAAGCAGCCGTGTTGGACGAGATGATGGGCTCTTGCGGATGGCACAATGGAATGGGAGTTCTAGCTGGCAAAATCGAGGTAGAATTCCTACATTTGGTTCCTTGCGGAGTCGAAATTGATTTGAAGGCTCGTGTCCTGCAAAAAGAAAATCGTAAAGTCACTATCGCTGCGGAATTGTGGCATGGTGAAAAACTGCTAGCTCAATCCAAAGGTCTTTTTATTATTTTGAAAGAAGATAAGCTCGAGTTTTTGGACAAAATCAAGAAGCAAGACACATCAACAAAATAA